A genome region from Phalacrocorax carbo chromosome 27, bPhaCar2.1, whole genome shotgun sequence includes the following:
- the SCN8A gene encoding sodium channel protein type 8 subunit alpha isoform X1 yields the protein MIIMCTILTNCVFMTFSNPPEWSKNVEYTFTGIYTFESLVKIIARGFCIDGFTFLRDPWNWLDFSVIMMAYVTEFVDLGNVSALRTFRVLRALKTISVIPGLKTIVGALIQSVKKLSDVMILTVFCLSVFALIGLQLFMGNLRNKCVIWPINVNETLLDNGSRGFDWEEYTNNMSNFYIIPGAPDPLLCGNSSDAGQCPEGYTCMKAGRNPNYGYTSFDTFSWAFLALFRLMTQDFWENLYQLTLRAAGKTYMIFFVLVIFVGSFYLVNLILAVVAMAYEEQNQATLEEAEQKEAEFKAMLEQLKKQQEEAQAAAMVTSAGTVSEDAVEDDGGGRMSRSSSEISKLSSKSAKERQNRRKKRKDKELSEGDEKCDNEKVFKSESEDGMRRKAFRLPDNRLGRKFSIMNQSLLSIPGSPFLSRHNSKSSIFSYKGRFRDPGSENEFADDEHSTVEESEGRRDSLFIPIRGRDRRSSYSGYSGYSQGSRSSRIFPNLRRNVKRNSTVDCNGVVSLIGGPPSSMPGGRLLPEGTTEIEIRKKPGGSLLVSMDQVNASYGRKDRTNSVMTGLTNTLVEELEESQRKCPPCWYKFANTFLIWECHPYWIKLKEIVNLIVMDPFVDLAITICIVLNTLFMAMEHHPMTPEFEHVLSVGNLVFTGIFTAEMFLKLIAMDPYYYFQEGWNIFDGFIVSLSLMELSLADVEGLSVLRSFRLLRVFKLAKSWPTLNMLIKIIGNSVGALGNLTLVLAIIVFIFAVVGMQLFGKSYKECVCKINPECELPRWHMHDFFHSFLIVFRVLCGEWIETMWDCMEVAGQAMCLIVFMMVMVIGNLVVLNLFLALLLSSFSADNLAATDDDGEMNNLQISVIRIKKGIAWTKAKVREFMQAHFKQREADEVKPLDELYDKKVNCIANHTGADINRDIDYQKNGNGTTSGIGSSVEKYIIDEDHMSFINNPNLTVRVPIAVGESDFENLNTEDFSSDTDPDGSKEKLDDTSSSEGSTIDIKPEVEEVPVEAPEEYLDPDACFTEGCMQRCKCCQVNIEEGLGKSWWTLRKTCFLIVEHNWFETFIIFMILLSSGALAFEDIYIEQRKTIRTILEYADKVFTYIFILEMLLKWCAYGFVKFFTNAWCWLDFLIVAVSLVSLIANALGYSELGAIKSLRTLRALRPLRALSRFEGMRVVVNALVGAIPSIMNVLLVCLIFWLIFSIMGVNLFAGKYHYCFNETAEERFEIEVVNNKTDCEALMPPNSTEIRWKNVKINFDNVGAGYLALLQVATFKGWMDIMYAAVDSRKQEEQPKYEDNIYMYIYFVIFIIFGSFFTLNLFIGVIIDNFNQQKKKFGGQDIFMTEEQKKYYNAMKKLGSKKPQKPIPRPLNRIQGAVFDFVTQQAFDIVIMMLICLNMVTMMVETDTQSKQMEDILYWINLVFVIFFTCECVLKMFALRHYYFTIGWNIFDFVVVILSIVGMFLAEIIEKYFVSPTLFRVIRLARIGRILRLIKGAKGIRTLLFALMMSLPALFNIGLLLFLVMFIFSIFGMSNFAYVKHEAGIDDMFNFETFGNSMICLFQITTSAGWDGLLLPILNRPPDCDLDKEHPGSGFKGDCGNPSVGIFFFVSYIIISFLIVVNMYIAIILENFSVATEESADPLSEDDFETFYEIWEKFDPDATQFIEYSKLADFADALEHPLRVPKPNTIELIAMDLPMVSGDRIHCLDILFAFTKRVLGDSGELDILRQQMEERFVASNPSKVSYEPITTTLRRKQEEVSAVVIQRAYRARLARRGFISRRPVSAKLENGGANREKKEGTPSTASLPSYDSVTKPEKEKQQRAEEGRRERAKRQKDVRESKC from the exons gctTGAAGACCATTGTGGGGGCCCTAATTCAGTCTGTGAAGAAGCTGTCAGATGTAATGATCTTGACAGTATTCTGTCTCAGTGTCTTTGCTCTGATCGGGTTGCAGCTGTTTATGGGCAATTTAAGGAACAAGTGTGTGATATGGCCGATTAACGTGAATGAGACGCTCCTGGATAACGGCTCCAGGGGCTTTGACTGGGAGGAGTACACCAACAATATGT CAAATTTTTACATAATTCCTGGCGCCCCTGATCCGTTGCTCTGTGGTAACAGCTCAGATGCAGG TCAATGTCCAGAGGGTTACACGTGCATGAAGGCAGGACGGAACCCCAACTATGGCTACACGAGCTTTGATACTTTCAGCTGGGCTTTTCTGGCTTTATTTCGCCTTATGACTCAGGACTTTTGGGAAAACTTGTATCAATTA ACCTTACGAGCAGCAGGAAAAACCTACATGATCTTCTTTGTCTTGGTGATCTTTGTGGGATCGTTCTATCTGGTTAATCTGATTTTGGCTGTGGTAGCTATGGCTTACGAAGAGCAGAACCAGGCCAcgctggaggaggcagagcagaaggAGGCGGAATTTAAGGCCATGTTAGAACAGttgaaaaagcagcaggaggaagcacAG GCTGCTGCTATGGTCACTTCGGCAGGGACAGTCTCTGAAGATGCTGTGGAAGATGATGGTGGGGGGAGGATGTCTCGGAGCTCTTCGGAGATTTCCAAACTCAGTTCCAAGAGTGCCAAGGAGCGtcaaaacaggaggaaaaaacgAAAGGACAAGGAACTGTCAGAAGGAGATGAGAAGTGTGACAATGAAAAGGTGTTCAAGTCTGAATCTGAGGATGGCATGAGGAGGAAAGCATTCAGGCTACCAGATAACAGGCTAGGAAGGAAATTTTCCATCATGAACCAG TCTCTCCTGAGTATCCCAGGCTCCCCTTTTCTCTCCCGACACAATAGCAAGAGCAGCATCTTCAGCTACAAGGGGCGATTTCGTGACCCAGGTTCAGAGAACGAGTTTGCCGATGACGAGCACAGCACAGTGGAGGAAAGCGAAGGCAGGAGAGACTCCCTCTTCATCCCCATCCGCGGTCGCGATCGAAGGAGCAGCTACAGCGGCTACAGCGGCTACAGCCAAGGCAGCCGCTCCTCGCGGATTTTCCCCAACCTCCGCCGAAACGTGAAGAGGAACAGCACGGTGGATTGTAACGGCGTGGTGTCCCTCATCGGTGGCCCGCCTTCCAGCATGCCTGGGGGACGCCTTCTGCCTGAG GGTACTACTGAAATCGAAATTAGAAAGAAACCCGGTGGGTCTCTCTTGGTCTCGATGGATCAGGTGAATGCGTCCTATGGAAGAAAGGATCGAACCAACAGTGTAATGACAGGGTTGACCAATACCCTTGTTGAGG AGCTGGAAGAGTCCCAGAGGAAGTGTCCCCCTTGCTGGTACAAATTTGCCAACACGTTCTTGATCTGGGAGTGCCACCCCTACTGGATCAAGCTGAAGGAGATAGTGAACTTAATTGTCATGGATCCTTTCGTTGACTTGGCCATCACCATCTGTATTGTGCTGAACACTTTGTTCATGGCAATGGAGCACCATCCTATGACCCCGGAGTTTGAACATGTGCTCTCCGTAGGAAATCTG GTTTTCACTGGaattttcacagcagaaatGTTCCTGAAGCTCATTGCCATGGATCCCTACTATTATTTCCAAGAAGGCTGGAACATCTTTGATGGATTTATTGTCTCCCTCAGTTTAATGGAACTGAGTCTAGCAGATGTGGAAGGACTTTCTGTGCTGCGATCTTTCCGATTG ttgagAGTCTTCAAACTGGCCAAGTCCTGGCCTACTCTGAACATGCTGATAAAAATCATCGGTAACTCAGTGGGTGCTTTGGGGAACTTGACCTTGGTGCTAGCCATCATCGTGTTCATCTTTGCTGTGGTGGGCATGCAGCTCTTCGGCAAAAGCTACAAGGAGTGTGTCTGCAAGATCAATCCGGAGTGTGAGCTACCCCGCTGGCACATGCACGATTTCTTCCACTCCTTCCTTATTGTCTTCCGTGTGTTGTGTGGGGAATGGATTGAGACCATGTGGGATTGTATGGAAGTGGCAGGACAGGCCATGTGCTTGATTGTCTTCATGATGGTCATGGTCATCGGAAATTTAGTG GTGCTGAACCTCTTCTTGGCCTTGCTGCTGAGCTCCTTCAGCGCAGACAACTTAGCAGCAACAGATGATGACGGGGAGATGAACAACCTGCAGATATCTGTTATTCGCATCAAGAAGGGCATTGCCTGGACCAAGGCCAAAGTGCGTGAGTTCATGCAGGCTCATTTcaagcagagagaggcagatgAGGTCAAGCCCTTGGATGAATTGTATGACAAGAAGGTGAACTGCATCGCTAACCATACAGGGGCCGATATCAACAGAGACATTGATTATCAGAAGAACGGCAATGGCACGACGAGTGGAATTGGGAGCAGTGTGGAGAAGTACATAATAGATGAAGATCACATGTCCTTCATCAATAACCCCAATCTCACTGTCCGGGTACCTATTGCTGTAGGTGAATCCGATTTTGAAAATCTCAACACAGAAGATTTCAGCAGTGATACAGACCCTGATGGCAGCAAAGAG AAACTCGATGATACCAGCTCCTCTGAAGGTAGCACCATTGATATCAAGCCCGAAGTGGAAGAGGTCCCTGTGGAGGCACCAGAGGAGTATCTGGACCCAGACGCATGCTTCACAGAAG GTTGTATGCAGCGCTGTAAGTGTTGCCAGGTGAATATTGAGGAAGGGCTGGGGAAGTCCTGGTGGACCTTGCGGAAGACTTGTTTTCTGATTGTGGAGCATAACTGGTTTGAGACTTTCATCATCTTCATGATCCTACTGAGCAGTGGTGCTCTG GCTTTTGAGGATATTTACATAGAACAGAGAAAAACCATCCGGACCATCTTGGAGTACGCGGACAAGGTCTTCACCTACATTTTCATCCTGGAGATGTTGCTGAAATGGTGTGCTTACGGATTTGTCAAGTTCTTCACTAACGCCTGGTGCTGGCTGGATTTCCTCATTGTGGCT GTCTCTTTAGTCAGCCTTATAGCTAATGCCCTGGGCTACTCGGAACTAGGTGCCATAAAGTCCCTTAGGACACTAAGAGCTTTGAGGCCTTTAAGAGCGTTGTCCCGATTTGAGGGGATGAGG GTGGTTGTCAACGCCTTGGTTGGCGCTATCCCTTCCATTATGAATGTGTTGTTGGTCTGCCTTATCTTCTGGCTGATTTTCAGCATTATGGGGGTTAACCTGTTTGCCGGGAAATATCATTACTGCTTTAATGAAACAGCTGAGGAGCGCTTTGAAATAGAGGTTGTTAACAACAAGACAGACTGCGAAGCACTGATGCCACCCAACTCCACTGAGATCCGATGGAAGAATGTGAAAATTAACTTTGACAACGTTGGGGCAGGATATCTGGCTCTTCTGCAAGTG GCGACCTTCAAGGGCTGGATGGACATCATGTATGCAGCAGTAGATTCCAGAAAG CAAGAAGAGCAACCCAAGTATGAGGACAACATTTACATGTACATATATTTTGTTATCTTCATTATCTTTGGCTCCTTTTTCACCCTGAACTTGTTCATTGGTGTCATCATTGACAACTTCaatcaacagaagaaaaag TTTGGAGGTCAAGATATTTTCatgacagaagaacaaaagaagtACTACAACGCCATGAAAAAACTGGGCTCAAAGAAGCCTCAAAAACCTATTCCCCGGCCTCTG AACCGCATTCAAGGCGCTGTCTTTGACTTTGTTACTCAGCAAGCGTTTGACATAGTCATCATGATGCTCATTTGCCTCAACATGGTGACCATGATGGTGGAGACAGACACGCAAAGCAAGCAGATGGAGGACATCCTGTACTGGATCAACCTGGTGTTTGTCATCTTCTTCACCTGTGAGTGTGTGCTGAAGATGTTCGCCTTGCGGCACTATTATTTCACCATCGGGTGGAACATTTTTGACTTCGTGGTTGTGATTCTGTCCATTGTGG GAATGTTCCTGGCTGAAATCATTGAGAAGTATTTTGTGTCGCCCACTCTCTTCCGAGTCATCCGACTGGCTCGCATTGGACGTATCCTGCGTTTGATCAAAGGAGCCAAAGGAATCCGCACCCTGCTTTTTGCCTTAATGATGTCCTTGCCTGCCTTGTTCAACATTGGCCTCTTGCTGTTCTTGGTCATGTTCATCTTCTCCATCTTTGGCATGTCAAACTTTGCCTACGTCAAGCATGAGGCCGGCATAGATGATATGTTCAACTTTGAGACCTTTGGCAACAGCATGATCTGCTTGTTCCAGATCACCACGTCAGCCGGGTGGGATGGCCTGCTGCTGCCGATCCTAAACCGGCCCCCAGACTGCGACCTAGACAAGGAGCACCCTGGGAGTGGTTTTAAGGGGGATTGTGGGAACCCTTCGGTggggatatttttctttgtgagtTACATCATCATCTCCTTCCTGATCGTGGTCAACATGTACATTGCCATCATCCTGGAGAACTTCAGCGTGGCGACAGAGGAGAGCGCGGATCCGCTGAGCGAGGACGACTTTGAGACCTTCTACGAGATCTGGGAGAAATTTGACCCCGACGCCACACAGTTCATAGAGTACAGCAAGCTCGCAGACTTTGCTGATGCTTTGGAACATCCTCTCCGCGtcccaaaacccaacaccatTGAACTCATTGCCATGGACCTGCCTATGGTAAGTGGAGACAGGATCCACTGTTTAGACATCCTCTTTGCTTTCACCAAACGTGTCCTGGGGGACAGTGGAGAGCTGGATATACTGAGACAACAGATGGAGGAAAGATTTGTGGCATCCAACCCTTCCAAAGTGTCTTATGAGCCTATCACAACCACGCTGCGGCGTAAGCAGGAAGAAGTTTCAGCAGTGGTTATCCAGAGGGCTTACAGGGCTCGTTTAGCAAGGCGGGGCTTTATTAGCCGAAGGCCGGTCTCCGCAAAACTGGAGAACGGAGGCgcaaacagggagaaaaaagaaggcaCCCCATCTACTGCGTCCCTCCCCTCGTACGACAGTGTTACCAAACCTGAGAAGGAGAAACAGCAGCGGGCGGAGGAGGGAAGGCGAGAAAGAGCGAAAAGGCAAAAAGACGTCAGGGAATCCAAGTGTTGA